Below is a genomic region from Salmo trutta chromosome 19, fSalTru1.1, whole genome shotgun sequence.
aaaacattacaatagattcacagatttcacaacacactgtgtgccctcaagcccctgctccaccactaccacatatctacactactaaatccatgtgtacacgtgtgtatagtgcgtatgtgatcgtgtgtgcatgtgtctgtgcctatgtttgtgttgcttcacagtctccgccgttccataaggtgtatttttatttgttttttaaatcaaattttactgcttgcatcagttacttgatgtggaacagagttccatgtagtcatggctctatgttgtactgtgcgcctcccagtctgttctggacttggggactgtgaagagacctctggtggcatgtcttgtggggtatgcatgggtgtccgagctgtgtgccagcagttcaaacagacagctcgttGCATTCGGCATGTCaacacctctcataaatacagcttgtgatgaagtcaatctctcctccactttgagccaggagagattgacatgcatattattaatattagctctctgtgtacctccaagagccagccgtgctgccctgttctgagccaatttcaattttcctaagtccctttttgtggcacctgaccgcacgactgaacagtagtccaggtgcgaaaactagggcctgtaggacctgccttgttgatagtcctgtgttctgcctacaacaatcTCTGTCATAGTTAGTTTTGTTTCAggatgttgcattgaaagtggctaatattgcttTGACTCAATCACAATTgtcacagtaaagggaaacgttgatagtgttaactaacagggaaaacAATAGAAAGTTCAATCTTGTGCTTCTCATGGGATGATATGACCTCCGCGCTCTGCGTGGCTGTCCCGGGGGAGCAGCGCAGCAGTCTCTGGGCTACGGCCCCTGCTcacagtttagagggaacattgcctcAGCCTATATCTTTGGCTGCTCTGTTACTTTAACTCAGAGCTGCTCCTAATAGTAATCTATTGGAGCTCTGTAAACCAATCATGTGCCGAACTGTACAAGGAGATCTAGTCCCTCCCCCAGCCACAGCACCATATCCCCTACAATGAACAGAGCTGGGAGAGACATAGCTGGGCTCACATCGATGTACATGTATTGGATTTAGCCGTTCATTTAAGCAATTACTGGGTATTTGGTAATTGCATTGCATTCTCTTGCGATGTGTGACGGATCAAGTCCTTTATCTATTGCACGCTATTTGTGGAGATGTGGACGCTAGTCAAGATAAAGATGTTTCCATGGCTGGCGCTGTGGATATTTTTTGTCTTGTGGAATACAATACAGGCGCAGACTCGATACACCATTCCTGAGGAACTGGACGTGGGCTCTGTTGTTGGAAATATAGCTAAGGACTTGGGCTTTGACATCTCTAAAATCTCTGATCGCAAACTGAGGATAGCCCCCGGGGCTGGTAAGCAATATTTCGCTGTGGATTTGGGAAAGGGCGAGCTCATTGTAAATGAacggatagacagagagagtctGTGCGGACAAGGCGCGAGTTGTTTGTTACCTCTGCAGGTTATCATTGAGGATCCACTTCAGTTTTATCGGGTTGAGGTGGAAATACTGGATATAAATGACAACTCTCCGCTTTTCATGTCAGGCGAGAACACTATAAAAGTGCCCGAATCAACTCTACTTGGTGTTCGGTTTCGTCTGGAAACGGCACAGGACCGTGACGTCGGGATAAATTATTTGCGCTCATATTCTCTGAATAAAAACGACTTCTTTGCTTTGAACGTTAAAAACAATAATGACGGCACAAAGGTTGCCGAGCTTGTTCTGGAAAAGACTGTAGACCGGGAACAGCAGCCGGTGCACAACCTAATTCTTACTGCGGTTGATGGAGGTACTCCGGCAAGATCTGGTACCACGCATGTTACTGTGATGGTGATAGACATAAACGACAATGCGCCTAGTTTTGACCAAGACTTGTATGAAATCCAACTGAGTGAAAATGCAATACCCGGGACATTAGTATTGACTGTTAGAGCCAACGACTTGGATGAAGGCCCAAACAGTAAAATAGAGTATTCATTCGAATCGCATACAGCAGAGTCCATTCAAAAGCTATTTGTAATCAATGAAGACACAGGAGATATTACTTTATCCCACGCATTAGATTACGAAAAAAGTCCTTCATATAAATTTGATGTATGCGCTAGAGACAAAGGCACGCCAGCTATGGAGGGACACAGTGGTGTCCAGGTAACTATTGTAGATGTTAATGATAACTCACCTGAGATAACCATCACCTCTTCACCCAAACCCGTTAGAGAGGATGCCCCAGTAGGTACCATGGTAGCTCTAATTAGCGCAAATGATTTAGACTCTGGGGACAATGGCAAGGTCTCCCTTCGTATGTCTTCAGATTACCCTTTCAAATTAAACCCCTCATTTGCAGATCATTACGCACTAGTAACACATTCAACTTTAGACCGGGAGAAATATCCTGAATACCGTATTGAGCTTGAAGCATCGGACTCAGGGTCCCCAGCTTTGACCTCCATTAAAATCATAACAGTGGATATTTTAGATGTTAATGACAACCCTCCAGTTTTCTCCCAACCTTCTTACACTGTTTACGTCAGAGAGAACAATGCTGCTGGATCAATAATGTGTTCAGTTTCCGCTTCAGATCCAGATATAGGAGAAAACGCCAAGATCTCCTATTCTATATTAGACTCTAAAGTACAAGACGTGTCTGTCTCCTCCTATATTTACATCAACTCAGATAACGGCAGCATCTACAGCATGCACTCGTTTGACTATGAGAAACTGAAGGTGTTTCAGATACAGGTGCAGGCAAAGGACCACGGCTCTCCGTCTCTGAGCAGCAACGTCACGGTTCATGTTTTTATCCTGGACCAGAACGACAATGCACCCGCTGTTATTTACCCTTCCGCTGTCATGGGCTCTGTCTCCCATCAGAAGATGCCCCGGTCCGCTAAAGCAGGCCACCTCACCACTAAGATATCGGCAGTGGACGCAGACTCGGGCCATAACGCCTGGATTTCCTATAGGCTGGTGGAGGCCACAGACTCGTCTCTGTTCAGTGTGAATCTTTACACAGGGGAGGTGAGGACTAAACGCGCGGTTTCAGAGCAGGATGACTCCTCTCAGAGGATGCTTATAGAGATACAGGACAATGGGGAGCCGGTCCAGTCCGCCACAGTCACAGTCAACATACTGTTAGAGGACGGGCTCCACGAGCCCATCTCGGACTTCCGCCAGAAAACAGCAGAGCCCAGCAAGAGAAACAGTAAAATCACCTTTTATTTGATCATCTCTCTGGCCTCAGTGTCCGTTTTGTCTTTGTTGACTTTCCTCATCTTAGTGGTGAAGTGCGTTAGAAACAGTAGGAGCAGCTCGAGTTGCTGTATCAGACGGGCTGATTCTGACGGATACAAGAATCCAAACAGAAACCTGCAGCTCCAGCTCAACACTGACGGCCCTATTAagta
It encodes:
- the LOC115154607 gene encoding protocadherin gamma-C5 isoform X19, whose product is MWTLVKIKMFPWLALWIFFVLWNTIQAQTRYTIPEELDVGSVVGNIAKDLGFDISKISDRKLRIAPGAGKQYFAVDLGKGELIVNERIDRESLCGQGASCLLPLQVIIEDPLQFYRVEVEILDINDNSPLFMSGENTIKVPESTLLGVRFRLETAQDRDVGINYLRSYSLNKNDFFALNVKNNNDGTKVAELVLEKTVDREQQPVHNLILTAVDGGTPARSGTTHVTVMVIDINDNAPSFDQDLYEIQLSENAIPGTLVLTVRANDLDEGPNSKIEYSFESHTAESIQKLFVINEDTGDITLSHALDYEKSPSYKFDVCARDKGTPAMEGHSGVQVTIVDVNDNSPEITITSSPKPVREDAPVGTMVALISANDLDSGDNGKVSLRMSSDYPFKLNPSFADHYALVTHSTLDREKYPEYRIELEASDSGSPALTSIKIITVDILDVNDNPPVFSQPSYTVYVRENNAAGSIMCSVSASDPDIGENAKISYSILDSKVQDVSVSSYIYINSDNGSIYSMHSFDYEKLKVFQIQVQAKDHGSPSLSSNVTVHVFILDQNDNAPAVIYPSAVMGSVSHQKMPRSAKAGHLTTKISAVDADSGHNAWISYRLVEATDSSLFSVNLYTGEVRTKRAVSEQDDSSQRMLIEIQDNGEPVQSATVTVNILLEDGLHEPISDFRQKTAEPSKRNSKITFYLIISLASVSVLSLLTFLILVVKCVRNSRSSSSCCIRRADSDGYKNPNRNLQLQLNTDGPIKYVEVLGGDMLSQSQSFRSCLSPVSEFSDFTLVKPSSTTDFKDMINVLDASLPDSAWTFESQQQKPPNNDWRFTQQGQRPGPSGAGPHPEGAGGAIVGTGPWPNPPTEAEQLQALMAAANEVSEATATLGPRYNAQFPMQHVPDYRQNVYIPGSTATLTANPQQMMPQPALQGPPQAIPQVDVPNAAQTPASKKKSTKKDKK
- the LOC115154607 gene encoding protocadherin gamma-C5 isoform X4: MWTLVKIKMFPWLALWIFFVLWNTIQAQTRYTIPEELDVGSVVGNIAKDLGFDISKISDRKLRIAPGAGKQYFAVDLGKGELIVNERIDRESLCGQGASCLLPLQVIIEDPLQFYRVEVEILDINDNSPLFMSGENTIKVPESTLLGVRFRLETAQDRDVGINYLRSYSLNKNDFFALNVKNNNDGTKVAELVLEKTVDREQQPVHNLILTAVDGGTPARSGTTHVTVMVIDINDNAPSFDQDLYEIQLSENAIPGTLVLTVRANDLDEGPNSKIEYSFESHTAESIQKLFVINEDTGDITLSHALDYEKSPSYKFDVCARDKGTPAMEGHSGVQVTIVDVNDNSPEITITSSPKPVREDAPVGTMVALISANDLDSGDNGKVSLRMSSDYPFKLNPSFADHYALVTHSTLDREKYPEYRIELEASDSGSPALTSIKIITVDILDVNDNPPVFSQPSYTVYVRENNAAGSIMCSVSASDPDIGENAKISYSILDSKVQDVSVSSYIYINSDNGSIYSMHSFDYEKLKVFQIQVQAKDHGSPSLSSNVTVHVFILDQNDNAPAVIYPSAVMGSVSHQKMPRSAKAGHLTTKISAVDADSGHNAWISYRLVEATDSSLFSVNLYTGEVRTKRAVSEQDDSSQRMLIEIQDNGEPVQSATVTVNILLEDGLHEPISDFRQKTAEPSKRNSKITFYLIISLASVSVLSLLTFLILVVKCVRNSRSSSSCCIRRADSDGYKNPNRNLQLQLNTDGPIKYVEVLGGDMLSQSQSFRSCLSPVSEFSDFTLVKPSSTTDFKDMINVLDASLPDSAWTFESQQQKPPNNDWRFTQQGQRPGPSGTYRYSTSTQQRWTPYSKARAGPHPEGAGGAIVGTGPWPNPPTEAEQLQALMAAANEVSEATATLGPRYNAQFPMQHVPDYRQNVYIPGSTATLTANPQQMMPQPALQGPPQAIPQVDVPNAAQTPASKKKSTKKDKK